The Orcinus orca chromosome 16, mOrcOrc1.1, whole genome shotgun sequence genome includes a window with the following:
- the PSPH gene encoding phosphoserine phosphatase isoform X2: MVSHSELRKLFCSADAVCFDVDSTVIREEGIDELAKFCGVEDAVSEMELVSRLQERNVQVFLISGGFRSIVEHVASKLNIPSTNVFANRLKFYFNGEYAGFDEMQPTAESGGKGKVIKLLKEKFHFKKVVMIGDGATDMEACPPADVFIGFGGNVIRQQVKDNSEWYITDFVELLGELEE; the protein is encoded by the exons ATGGTCTCCCATTCAGAGTTGAGGAAACTTTTCTGTTCAGCTGATGCAGTGTGCTTTGATGTTGACAGCACAGTCATCAGAGAAGAAGGAATTGATGAGCTGGCCAAATTCTGTGGAGTTGAGGATGCTGTGTCAGAAAT gGAGCTAGTAAGTCGCCTACAAGAGCGAAATGTTCAGGTTTTTCTAATATCTGGAGGCTTTAGGAGCATTGTGGAGCATGTTGCTTCAAAGCTCAACATCCCATCAACCAATGTATTTGCCAACAGGCTGAAATTCTACTTTAATG GTGAATATGCAGGTTTTGATGAGATGCAGCCAACAGCCGAATCTGGTGGGAAAGGAAAAGTTATtaaacttttaaaggaaaaatttcattttaagaaagtAGTCATGATTGGAGATGGAGCCACAGACATGGAAGCCTGTCCTCCTGCT GATGTTTTCATTGGATTTGGAGGAAATGTGATCAGGCAACAAGTAAAGGACAACTCGGAATGGTACATCACTGATTTTGTAGAGCTTTTGGGAGAACTGGAAGAATAA
- the PSPH gene encoding phosphoserine phosphatase isoform X1, giving the protein MVSHSELRKLFCSADAVCFDVDSTVIREEGIDELAKFCGVEDAVSEMTRRAMGGAVPFKAALTERLALIQPSREQVQRLIAEHPPHLTPGIRELVSRLQERNVQVFLISGGFRSIVEHVASKLNIPSTNVFANRLKFYFNGEYAGFDEMQPTAESGGKGKVIKLLKEKFHFKKVVMIGDGATDMEACPPADVFIGFGGNVIRQQVKDNSEWYITDFVELLGELEE; this is encoded by the exons ATGGTCTCCCATTCAGAGTTGAGGAAACTTTTCTGTTCAGCTGATGCAGTGTGCTTTGATGTTGACAGCACAGTCATCAGAGAAGAAGGAATTGATGAGCTGGCCAAATTCTGTGGAGTTGAGGATGCTGTGTCAGAAAT GACACGGCGAGCCATGGGCGGGGCAGTGCCTTTCAAGGCTGCCCTCACAGAGCGCTTAGCTCTGATCCAGCCCTCCAGGGAACAGGTGCAAAGGCTTATAGCAGAGCACCCACCACACCTGACCCCCGGCATAAG gGAGCTAGTAAGTCGCCTACAAGAGCGAAATGTTCAGGTTTTTCTAATATCTGGAGGCTTTAGGAGCATTGTGGAGCATGTTGCTTCAAAGCTCAACATCCCATCAACCAATGTATTTGCCAACAGGCTGAAATTCTACTTTAATG GTGAATATGCAGGTTTTGATGAGATGCAGCCAACAGCCGAATCTGGTGGGAAAGGAAAAGTTATtaaacttttaaaggaaaaatttcattttaagaaagtAGTCATGATTGGAGATGGAGCCACAGACATGGAAGCCTGTCCTCCTGCT GATGTTTTCATTGGATTTGGAGGAAATGTGATCAGGCAACAAGTAAAGGACAACTCGGAATGGTACATCACTGATTTTGTAGAGCTTTTGGGAGAACTGGAAGAATAA